The following are encoded together in the Conger conger chromosome 11, fConCon1.1, whole genome shotgun sequence genome:
- the grk5l gene encoding G protein-coupled receptor kinase 5 isoform X1, translating to MELENIVANTVLLKAREGGGGKRKGRSKKWKDILRFPHISQCAELGSSIERDYTSLCERQPIGRELFRLFCETRPKLQCCIRLLDAMEDYEVTPDEKRKSHGHQIIHKFLTKQSVDCVCEIAEGYGQQCTQNLELSPSKEIFSDCRRALHEYLSGTPFSDYQNSLYFDRFLQWKMLERQPITKDTFRQYRVLGKGGFGEVCACQVRATGKMYACKKLEKKRIKKRKGESMALNEKQILEKVNSRFVVSLAYAYETKDALCLVLTIMNGGDLKFHIYNMGTPGFEKERVQFYAAEICCGLEHLHRESIVYRDLKPENILLDDNGHIRISDLGLAIKVPEGELIRGRVGTVGYMAPEVINNERYGMSPDWWGLGCLVYEMTAGRSPFRARKERVKREEVEKRVQEEQEEYSDKFTEDTKAICRMLLAKDPKQRLGCQADVKIHPFFRNINFKRLEAGILEPSFVPDPRAVYCKDVLDIEQFSTVKGVNLDQTDNDFYSKFATGSVSIPWQNEMIETECFKDLNVFGPQGSRPPDLDWHQPPEPPRRSLLDRILRRHHPEVSIAHTRVSSASVNSVDSMSNSAP from the exons GTGGAGGAGGCAAGCGGAAAGGAAGGAGCAAGAAATGGAAAGACATCCTCCGCTTCCCGCACATCAGCCAGTGCGCCGAGCTGGGCAGCAGCATCG AGAGGGACTACACCAGCCTGTGCGAGAGGCAGCCAATCGGGAGAGAGCTGTTCCGCCTGTTCTGCGAGACCCGGCCGAAGCTCCAGTGCTGCATACGCCTGCTGGATGCCATG GAGGACTACGAGGTGACGCCGGACGAGAAACGCAAGAGCCACGGCCACCAGATCATCCATAAATTCCTCACCAAACAG tctgtggactgtgtgtgtgagatagcgGAGGGCTATGGGCAGCAGTGCACGCAGAACCTGGAGCTGAGTCCCAGTAAGGAGATCTTCAGTGACTGCAGAAG GGCCCTCCATGAATACTTGAGTGGCACCCCCTTCTCAGACTACCAGAACAGCCTGTATTTTGACCGCTTCCTCCAGTGGAAAATGTTGGAGAG GCAACCGATAACTAAAGACACATTTCGACAGTACCGTGTGCTGGGGAAGGGGGGATTTGGCGAG gtgtgtgcgtgccagGTGCGAGCCACAGGGAAGATGTACGCCTGTAAGAAGCTGGAGAAGAAGAGGATTAAGAAGCGGAAGGGCGAGTCCATGGCgctgaatgagaagcagatTCTGGAGAAAGTCAACAGTAGATTTGTT GTGAGTTTAGCGTACGCCTATGAGACCAAAGACGCCCTGTGTCTGGTGCTGACCATCATGAACGGAGGCGACCTGAAGTTTCACATCTACAACATGGGCACGCCCGGGTTCGAGAAGGAGAGGGTGCAGTTCTACGCCGCGGAGATCTGCTGCGGCCTAGAGCACCTGCATCGGGAGTCCATCGTCTACAG ggatttaaaaccagaaaatattcTTTTAGACGACAATG GTCACATCCGGATATCAGACCTGGGCCTGGCCATCAAAGTGCCGGAGGGGGAGCTGATCCGCGGCAGAGTCGGGACGGTGGGGTACATGG cCCCCGAGGTGATAAACAACGAGCGCTACGGCATGAGCCCGGACTGGTGGGGCCTGGGCTGCCTGGTGTACGAGATGACGGCCGGCCGCTCGCCCTTCAGGGCCCGCAAGGAGCGCGTCAAGCGCGAGGAGGTGGAGAAGAGggtgcaggaggagcaggaggagtacAGCGACAAGTTCACCGAGGACACCAAGGCCATCTGCAGGATG CTGCTGGCCAAGGATCCGAAGCAGAGGCTGGGTTGCCAGGCAGACGTGAAAATCCACCCCTTCTTCAGGAACATCAACTTCAAGCGGCTGGAGGCTGGCATCCTGGAGCCCTCCTTTGTGCCTGAC cCCAGAGCGGTCTACTGTAAGGACGTGCTGGACATCGAGCAGTTCTCCACGGTCAAGGGCGTGAACCTGGACCAAACCGACAACGACTTCTACAGCAAGTTCGCCACTGGCAGCGTGTCCATCCCCTGGCAGAACGAG ATGATCGAGACGGAGTGCTTTAAGGACCTGAATGTGTTCGGGCCCCAGGGCTCTCGCCCCCCCGACCTGGACTGGCACCAGCCCCCCGAGCCCCCCCGCCGCAGCCTGCTGGACCGCATCCTCCGGAGACAC catCCAGAGGTGTCCATTGCACACACCCGGGTCTCCTCTGCCAGCGTGAACTCCGTGGACTCCATGTCGAACTCTGCCCCCTAG
- the grk5l gene encoding G protein-coupled receptor kinase 5 isoform X2 produces the protein MEDYEVTPDEKRKSHGHQIIHKFLTKQSVDCVCEIAEGYGQQCTQNLELSPSKEIFSDCRRALHEYLSGTPFSDYQNSLYFDRFLQWKMLERQPITKDTFRQYRVLGKGGFGEVCACQVRATGKMYACKKLEKKRIKKRKGESMALNEKQILEKVNSRFVVSLAYAYETKDALCLVLTIMNGGDLKFHIYNMGTPGFEKERVQFYAAEICCGLEHLHRESIVYRDLKPENILLDDNGHIRISDLGLAIKVPEGELIRGRVGTVGYMAPEVINNERYGMSPDWWGLGCLVYEMTAGRSPFRARKERVKREEVEKRVQEEQEEYSDKFTEDTKAICRMLLAKDPKQRLGCQADVKIHPFFRNINFKRLEAGILEPSFVPDPRAVYCKDVLDIEQFSTVKGVNLDQTDNDFYSKFATGSVSIPWQNEMIETECFKDLNVFGPQGSRPPDLDWHQPPEPPRRSLLDRILRRHHPEVSIAHTRVSSASVNSVDSMSNSAP, from the exons ATG GAGGACTACGAGGTGACGCCGGACGAGAAACGCAAGAGCCACGGCCACCAGATCATCCATAAATTCCTCACCAAACAG tctgtggactgtgtgtgtgagatagcgGAGGGCTATGGGCAGCAGTGCACGCAGAACCTGGAGCTGAGTCCCAGTAAGGAGATCTTCAGTGACTGCAGAAG GGCCCTCCATGAATACTTGAGTGGCACCCCCTTCTCAGACTACCAGAACAGCCTGTATTTTGACCGCTTCCTCCAGTGGAAAATGTTGGAGAG GCAACCGATAACTAAAGACACATTTCGACAGTACCGTGTGCTGGGGAAGGGGGGATTTGGCGAG gtgtgtgcgtgccagGTGCGAGCCACAGGGAAGATGTACGCCTGTAAGAAGCTGGAGAAGAAGAGGATTAAGAAGCGGAAGGGCGAGTCCATGGCgctgaatgagaagcagatTCTGGAGAAAGTCAACAGTAGATTTGTT GTGAGTTTAGCGTACGCCTATGAGACCAAAGACGCCCTGTGTCTGGTGCTGACCATCATGAACGGAGGCGACCTGAAGTTTCACATCTACAACATGGGCACGCCCGGGTTCGAGAAGGAGAGGGTGCAGTTCTACGCCGCGGAGATCTGCTGCGGCCTAGAGCACCTGCATCGGGAGTCCATCGTCTACAG ggatttaaaaccagaaaatattcTTTTAGACGACAATG GTCACATCCGGATATCAGACCTGGGCCTGGCCATCAAAGTGCCGGAGGGGGAGCTGATCCGCGGCAGAGTCGGGACGGTGGGGTACATGG cCCCCGAGGTGATAAACAACGAGCGCTACGGCATGAGCCCGGACTGGTGGGGCCTGGGCTGCCTGGTGTACGAGATGACGGCCGGCCGCTCGCCCTTCAGGGCCCGCAAGGAGCGCGTCAAGCGCGAGGAGGTGGAGAAGAGggtgcaggaggagcaggaggagtacAGCGACAAGTTCACCGAGGACACCAAGGCCATCTGCAGGATG CTGCTGGCCAAGGATCCGAAGCAGAGGCTGGGTTGCCAGGCAGACGTGAAAATCCACCCCTTCTTCAGGAACATCAACTTCAAGCGGCTGGAGGCTGGCATCCTGGAGCCCTCCTTTGTGCCTGAC cCCAGAGCGGTCTACTGTAAGGACGTGCTGGACATCGAGCAGTTCTCCACGGTCAAGGGCGTGAACCTGGACCAAACCGACAACGACTTCTACAGCAAGTTCGCCACTGGCAGCGTGTCCATCCCCTGGCAGAACGAG ATGATCGAGACGGAGTGCTTTAAGGACCTGAATGTGTTCGGGCCCCAGGGCTCTCGCCCCCCCGACCTGGACTGGCACCAGCCCCCCGAGCCCCCCCGCCGCAGCCTGCTGGACCGCATCCTCCGGAGACAC catCCAGAGGTGTCCATTGCACACACCCGGGTCTCCTCTGCCAGCGTGAACTCCGTGGACTCCATGTCGAACTCTGCCCCCTAG